One window of Sulfurospirillum sp. 1612 genomic DNA carries:
- a CDS encoding hydrogenase 4 subunit F, which translates to MDMQLLIILLLVVPLVVSAIIWFAPNNFKTLSTLHVVGAIIEAVIGLKAVMSVVNGAVYYAVNKMLFIDAVGGVFISLIAVTGLLVNLYSIKYMQWEVDKKEINVKDTRLFFALSHLFVFTMTFSVLSNNIVLMWVAIEATTLSSVFMVALFKGKRSTESGWKYIVICSIGLAFALYATVLLYSAGYAVVHDSEDIMLWTTLMAHAKEINPDALKLIFVFALIGYGTKAGLAPTHTWLPDVHAEGPAPASAMLSGILLKCAILALIRYYAIVGNSMVGFEYVQIMMLISGLVTIMISAFFLLRQHDVKRMFAYHSVAHMGVIAFGMGVGGIFGMFAVFFHALAHSVTKALAFCITGNLVKIYGTRDMTKMGGLIRIAPITAILFCISILSLIGVPGFAIFVSEFLMIKTSIATGLAFPVTIFIIGLIIIFIADFSHYNLATFGDPRTKVLSGEVEWSANLPLVGLAALILIFGLCTVPEWTTLLQNAVKIVIPS; encoded by the coding sequence ATGGATATGCAATTATTAATTATCTTACTTTTGGTGGTGCCACTGGTTGTATCAGCAATCATCTGGTTTGCACCAAACAATTTTAAAACACTGAGCACCCTCCATGTCGTCGGTGCAATCATTGAAGCGGTGATTGGGCTAAAAGCGGTGATGAGCGTGGTAAATGGCGCTGTCTATTATGCTGTCAATAAAATGCTTTTTATCGATGCAGTGGGAGGAGTATTTATCTCTTTGATTGCGGTAACGGGTTTATTAGTCAATCTATATTCTATCAAATACATGCAGTGGGAAGTAGACAAAAAAGAGATTAATGTCAAAGACACGCGATTGTTTTTTGCCTTGTCACATCTTTTTGTATTTACGATGACATTTTCTGTCCTTTCTAATAATATTGTCTTGATGTGGGTTGCAATCGAAGCAACAACATTATCTTCCGTATTTATGGTCGCACTTTTCAAGGGTAAGCGATCGACTGAAAGCGGTTGGAAATATATCGTCATTTGTAGTATCGGTTTGGCTTTTGCACTTTATGCTACGGTATTACTTTATAGTGCAGGATATGCTGTCGTTCACGATAGTGAAGATATCATGCTATGGACTACGTTAATGGCCCATGCAAAAGAAATCAATCCCGATGCCCTCAAACTCATCTTTGTATTTGCATTGATCGGTTATGGCACCAAAGCGGGACTTGCTCCAACCCATACGTGGTTGCCCGATGTTCATGCAGAAGGTCCGGCACCAGCATCTGCTATGTTGTCAGGGATTTTATTGAAATGTGCTATTTTGGCGCTCATTCGATATTACGCCATCGTGGGTAACTCTATGGTTGGATTTGAATATGTCCAGATCATGATGCTTATCAGTGGTTTGGTGACGATCATGATCTCAGCATTCTTCTTGTTACGACAGCATGATGTCAAGAGAATGTTCGCATACCACTCTGTTGCACATATGGGCGTTATCGCTTTTGGTATGGGCGTGGGTGGCATATTTGGAATGTTCGCAGTATTTTTTCACGCATTGGCACACTCTGTTACAAAAGCATTGGCATTTTGTATCACGGGGAACTTGGTTAAAATTTATGGCACACGTGACATGACGAAGATGGGGGGACTCATCAGAATCGCACCAATTACCGCGATATTATTTTGTATCTCAATCTTGTCTTTGATTGGTGTACCCGGTTTTGCTATCTTTGTGAGTGAATTTTTGATGATCAAAACATCAATCGCTACGGGTTTAGCATTTCCTGTCACAATTTTTATTATTGGTTTGATCATTATTTTCATAGCAGACTTTTCTCACTACAATCTTGCTACCTTTGGTGATCCCAGAACCAAAGTGCTCTCCGGAGAAGTTGAATGGAGCGCAAATCTTCCTTTGGTTGGACTTGCTGCACTGATATTGATTTTTGGTCTTTGTACCGTTCCTGAGTGGACAACACTGCTTCAAAATGCAGTTAAAATTGTAATACCTTCATAA
- the hyfE gene encoding hydrogenase 4 membrane subunit translates to MDVISILSILMMVTSLLVFSLRKYKLSVYTYIIQTMLLVSVFYYLGVIHHAEELFGWAIIATVTKVIFVPFVLFRLIQKLKLVYEDEPTQGFFVSPIIAMGFSLAIAMSIYPIFMEFSLIKESIPLIASIVLFMMGVFGFILRNSAFKQILAYCMFENGIHLSLAVMAYNSPEIAELGILTDAIFAVLIMATLAERFYKYFGSLDVSKATELKG, encoded by the coding sequence ATGGATGTTATCAGTATATTATCAATTTTAATGATGGTGACATCGTTACTTGTGTTTTCATTGCGGAAGTATAAATTATCTGTTTATACCTATATCATACAAACCATGTTATTGGTATCCGTTTTTTATTACCTAGGTGTGATACATCATGCTGAAGAGCTTTTTGGTTGGGCCATTATCGCGACAGTTACAAAAGTGATTTTTGTCCCTTTTGTACTGTTTCGTTTGATTCAAAAACTAAAACTTGTGTATGAAGATGAACCAACACAAGGCTTTTTTGTTAGCCCTATCATTGCGATGGGCTTTTCACTTGCCATTGCGATGTCAATCTATCCTATCTTTATGGAGTTTTCTTTGATCAAAGAATCCATCCCTTTGATAGCCTCTATTGTACTTTTTATGATGGGAGTTTTTGGATTTATTCTTAGAAATTCTGCTTTCAAACAGATATTGGCTTATTGTATGTTTGAAAATGGCATCCACCTCTCATTAGCGGTGATGGCATATAATTCTCCAGAGATTGCTGAACTTGGAATTTTGACCGATGCCATTTTTGCAGTGCTCATTATGGCGACATTGGCAGAGAGATTTTATAAGTATTTCGGTTCTTTGGATGTTTCCAAAGCGACAGAATTGAAAGGATAG
- a CDS encoding respiratory chain complex I subunit 1 family protein, which yields MISLFWMIFQVVAIAAIAPLFDGVARVLRARLQARKGPPDFFQTYRDIFKLFTRSRTLPACSHWVFRYGAYIMFGTGAALLAVMPIMYGPNTLAGSCSDIFIIVYLSAMFRFIFGAASIDSGNPFAGVGGSREQMLAVFVEPVMITSLLVVMLLAQTSNLASIQEMVRSGVIGYHIPAFAVASISFLWAMYVESGRNPYDLAEAEQELQEGVLGEYSGSDFGIAHAGFILKQFAMISMFLSIFEPWNFSNPILALVVFIIEAGIFYVAAVFIDNFGPRYKLLTSMRSNALAALGVSFVSLILYIVGA from the coding sequence ATGATTAGTTTATTTTGGATGATTTTTCAAGTTGTCGCAATTGCAGCAATAGCTCCTTTGTTTGATGGTGTTGCTAGAGTGTTACGCGCGCGATTACAAGCGCGTAAGGGACCGCCTGATTTTTTTCAAACCTATCGAGATATTTTTAAATTGTTTACAAGAAGTAGAACCTTGCCTGCGTGTTCACACTGGGTATTCCGTTATGGTGCTTACATTATGTTTGGTACCGGCGCGGCATTATTGGCAGTGATGCCAATTATGTATGGACCCAATACTTTAGCAGGTTCTTGTTCTGATATTTTTATTATTGTTTATCTTAGTGCGATGTTTCGCTTCATCTTTGGTGCGGCATCCATTGATTCAGGTAACCCATTTGCTGGGGTTGGTGGTAGTCGCGAACAAATGTTGGCGGTTTTTGTAGAGCCGGTTATGATAACCAGTTTGTTGGTGGTCATGTTGTTGGCACAAACCAGCAATTTGGCTTCGATTCAAGAAATGGTACGAAGTGGCGTCATTGGATATCACATCCCAGCATTTGCGGTAGCATCCATCTCATTTCTATGGGCGATGTACGTAGAGAGCGGTAGAAATCCATATGACTTGGCAGAAGCAGAACAAGAGCTTCAAGAAGGGGTTTTAGGCGAATATTCCGGTTCAGATTTTGGCATCGCACATGCGGGTTTTATATTGAAACAATTTGCCATGATCAGTATGTTTTTGAGTATTTTCGAACCATGGAATTTTTCAAATCCTATTTTAGCTTTGGTCGTATTTATCATAGAAGCGGGTATCTTTTATGTTGCTGCTGTTTTCATTGATAACTTTGGACCACGATACAAATTGTTAACCAGTATGCGATCTAATGCTTTAGCCGCACTTGGCGTATCATTTGTATCACTCATTTTATATATAGTAGGAGCGTAA
- a CDS encoding proton-conducting transporter transmembrane domain-containing protein, giving the protein MVQVYMLYLIGCVVSLLMYKQGRLAAKVGFGISAIASAYGVYYFAAHLGATEVVTLWSGLIYEPSLTLHPLGNFFSFVISLISLASSIYAISYCVEYEERGNLGVMAALFNIFIVSMMLVLSASDVFWFMIFWESMTIASAFLIAFNDSKASLKAIMLYLGIAELGAMCIIAAFLILAHASGSIQFSSFASVTLSPGLASLAFILAFIGFGSKAGMFPFHVWLPQAHPAAPTNVSALMSGVMIKVAIFAIIKFSLWLPLMPWWGILIVVVGALSSLLGVLYALIQHDYKALLAYHSVENIGIILLGVGTGIYGLAIHSPALATIGFLGGLYHTVNHAIFKGLLFLCAGSVLFATGTKQIEVLGGLAKKMPFTAVGMFVGVMGIAALPPLNGFVSEWFTYQGMMQGALGNSILERGVFSMAVVALALTGVLVVIHLKLYAVIFAGTPRDMKIFDKAKESPLTMVIGMMLLVAGCFVFGIGANVIAAKIVGVVTSFTHGLYEVAPGSLYIASPIGSTISLPIVTLVITGAMILPFIIVAIFGKNKTVPRETDPWACGFKYSSRMQMVAGPFTGDLRRLMEWLFRSKPKVISQGYFKPVIYNDHPNDIWWGLFYAPVINAIAYITKKIGAMQNGSTSMYCTYTLIALCAFIGISQMI; this is encoded by the coding sequence ATGGTACAAGTTTATATGCTATACCTCATCGGCTGCGTTGTGTCATTGTTGATGTACAAGCAAGGTCGATTGGCCGCGAAAGTCGGATTTGGGATATCCGCTATCGCTTCGGCTTATGGGGTATATTATTTTGCAGCACATTTAGGAGCGACTGAGGTCGTGACATTGTGGTCTGGGCTCATTTATGAACCAAGTCTCACATTGCATCCATTGGGAAATTTTTTCTCATTTGTTATTTCATTGATTTCATTGGCGTCATCGATTTATGCGATTTCGTACTGTGTTGAATATGAAGAGAGAGGAAATTTGGGCGTGATGGCTGCGTTATTTAATATCTTTATCGTTTCAATGATGTTGGTATTGAGTGCCTCTGATGTGTTTTGGTTTATGATTTTTTGGGAGAGTATGACGATTGCATCTGCCTTCTTGATTGCTTTTAATGATTCAAAAGCGTCACTAAAAGCAATTATGCTATATCTAGGAATTGCAGAACTCGGTGCGATGTGTATCATTGCTGCTTTCTTGATATTGGCACATGCCTCCGGGTCAATTCAATTTAGCTCTTTTGCATCGGTTACTTTGAGCCCGGGGCTTGCTAGTTTGGCTTTTATATTAGCGTTTATTGGATTTGGTTCAAAAGCGGGAATGTTTCCTTTTCATGTGTGGCTTCCACAAGCACACCCAGCAGCACCGACTAATGTATCTGCTCTCATGAGTGGTGTCATGATTAAAGTGGCAATCTTTGCGATTATCAAATTCTCTTTATGGTTGCCTCTCATGCCTTGGTGGGGAATCCTTATCGTTGTGGTTGGTGCACTCTCCTCATTACTTGGCGTGCTTTATGCCTTGATCCAACACGATTACAAAGCATTGTTGGCGTATCACTCAGTCGAAAACATCGGCATTATTTTATTAGGTGTGGGTACAGGGATTTATGGTCTGGCTATTCACTCTCCAGCACTTGCGACAATCGGCTTCTTGGGTGGTTTATACCATACTGTGAACCACGCAATTTTCAAAGGTTTATTATTTTTATGTGCGGGAAGCGTGTTATTTGCAACCGGCACCAAACAAATCGAAGTCCTCGGTGGTTTGGCTAAGAAAATGCCATTTACCGCTGTGGGTATGTTTGTGGGTGTCATGGGGATTGCAGCACTGCCACCGTTGAATGGATTTGTCAGTGAATGGTTTACGTATCAAGGCATGATGCAAGGCGCACTTGGCAATAGTATCCTTGAGCGGGGTGTTTTTTCAATGGCTGTGGTTGCACTTGCCTTGACGGGTGTCTTGGTTGTCATTCACTTAAAATTATATGCAGTTATTTTTGCAGGAACTCCAAGAGATATGAAAATATTTGACAAAGCAAAAGAATCACCGTTGACGATGGTAATTGGAATGATGTTATTGGTCGCGGGTTGTTTTGTTTTTGGAATCGGTGCTAATGTGATTGCCGCTAAGATTGTCGGTGTTGTTACCTCTTTTACTCACGGATTGTATGAAGTAGCTCCTGGTAGCTTGTATATCGCATCACCAATTGGTTCTACGATTTCTTTACCTATCGTGACTCTAGTTATCACCGGCGCTATGATTTTACCTTTTATTATCGTTGCCATCTTTGGTAAGAATAAAACCGTACCAAGAGAAACGGATCCTTGGGCGTGTGGATTTAAATACAGTAGCCGCATGCAAATGGTAGCGGGACCTTTTACCGGTGATCTTCGTCGCTTAATGGAATGGTTATTCAGAAGTAAGCCAAAAGTAATCTCTCAAGGATATTTTAAACCGGTGATTTATAATGATCATCCTAATGATATTTGGTGGGGTTTGTTTTATGCACCGGTGATTAATGCCATAGCCTATATAACCAAAAAAATCGGGGCAATGCAAAATGGTAGTACTTCCATGTATTGTACGTATACGCTGATTGCGCTGTGTGCATTTATCGGCATTAGCCAAATGATATAA
- a CDS encoding 4Fe-4S dicluster domain-containing protein: protein MQLGASTNKFVIANPETCIGCATCMAACYESAYERGKLATPRLVVSRVDGGTMPNQCRQCDDAPCANVCPVGALRFGKNNYIEVYEDLCIGCKMCTIACPFGAIRAEAEKMPSVNYNMEPNYNLATESEIGAKSIAVKCDLCNGREDGPACVAVCPTGALMFIDSQATIEAKAKNTVASFVETTKRHHV from the coding sequence ATGCAACTAGGTGCTAGTACTAATAAATTTGTGATAGCAAATCCAGAGACTTGTATTGGATGTGCTACTTGTATGGCTGCTTGTTATGAGTCAGCCTATGAGAGAGGAAAACTTGCAACTCCGCGTCTTGTTGTATCGAGAGTAGATGGGGGTACGATGCCAAATCAATGCCGTCAATGTGACGATGCCCCTTGTGCCAATGTGTGTCCCGTAGGCGCTTTGCGATTTGGTAAAAACAACTATATTGAGGTCTATGAAGACCTTTGTATTGGTTGTAAGATGTGTACCATTGCGTGTCCATTTGGTGCCATCCGAGCAGAAGCTGAAAAGATGCCTTCTGTAAATTACAATATGGAACCCAACTATAATCTCGCCACAGAATCTGAAATTGGTGCGAAAAGTATCGCAGTCAAGTGTGATTTGTGTAATGGAAGAGAAGATGGACCTGCTTGTGTTGCTGTATGTCCTACTGGTGCATTGATGTTTATTGATTCGCAAGCGACCATCGAAGCAAAAGCAAAAAATACCGTCGCGTCCTTTGTTGAAACAACAAAGAGACACCATGTGTAA
- the fdhF gene encoding formate dehydrogenase subunit alpha, translated as MEKFQTTCPYCGTGCNIDLFVDDGKIVKAEPTKGHHVNDGELCLKGLFGWEFINSPRRITKPLIRKKDGVFSKDGDLVEVSFDEAYDFVASRMKTTVEVNGANSIAGFSSARCTNEDNYVFQKLFRVLGTNNIDHCARLUHGPTVAGLAKTLGNGTMTNDFTEFATDSDVLFLMGTNTSECHPIIAMQMLRGVERGAKMIVIDPKKTDMAKKADIYVQIPTGYNIPFLNAMMNHIIENDLYDKEFVEKYSVGFEYLKYAVKDFTPQRVEKETGILASTVVEVAEMYAKAGAAAFCYTMGMTQFTDGTSNIYSAANLAVLTGNLGKKGAGVNPLRGQNNVQGSCDMAALPNIVPNGPVTDANVRAHIKEIWGYEISDKVGYQLTEIPHRIEEGDVKLLYVFGENPVMSDPWTEHFVHAIDYLDTFIVQDIFLTETAQRADVVLPAASWGERDGTFINTARRVQLVRKAVAPAAGLEADWKVIANIANRIGLKGFDYLRVEEIWNEVRKVHPPFYGGISYARLEKENGVTWPCPTEDHPGTPDLYSDNKSMLPDGKFRLAPVIYTEDKTQRARLEKELRETLNIPDDYPVGSGAVSERVNEEYPCMFTTGRKVYHYHTGTMTRECRALEMGAGIMGPVIEVSEDIAHDKNLEDNCYALVENKRGKIAAKVLVNPDLRHGTIFTTFHYAEADGNELANPDDRDPLSGMSPLKMTIAGIRRLSEEEFISFRIKADELMHPSQQNYAKRR; from the coding sequence ATGGAAAAGTTTCAAACAACCTGTCCTTATTGTGGCACCGGCTGCAATATTGATCTGTTTGTTGATGATGGAAAAATCGTCAAAGCAGAACCAACAAAAGGGCACCATGTTAATGATGGTGAATTGTGCTTGAAAGGTTTATTTGGCTGGGAATTTATAAATTCTCCAAGAAGAATCACAAAACCTCTCATCCGGAAAAAAGACGGCGTTTTTTCAAAAGACGGCGATTTGGTTGAAGTGAGTTTTGATGAGGCCTATGATTTTGTAGCCTCACGCATGAAAACAACAGTCGAAGTCAATGGTGCAAATAGCATTGCGGGTTTTTCTTCAGCTCGTTGCACAAACGAAGATAATTATGTCTTTCAAAAACTCTTTAGAGTATTAGGTACAAACAATATAGATCACTGCGCTCGTCTCTGACATGGTCCTACAGTAGCCGGTTTGGCTAAAACATTGGGAAATGGCACCATGACAAACGATTTTACAGAATTTGCAACCGATAGTGATGTATTGTTTTTGATGGGAACAAATACAAGTGAATGTCACCCTATCATCGCCATGCAAATGTTGCGCGGTGTTGAGCGCGGTGCGAAAATGATCGTAATCGATCCTAAAAAAACAGATATGGCTAAAAAAGCAGATATCTACGTTCAAATACCTACTGGCTACAATATTCCTTTTTTAAATGCCATGATGAATCATATTATTGAAAATGATTTATATGACAAAGAATTTGTAGAAAAATACAGTGTTGGTTTTGAATATCTAAAATATGCTGTTAAAGATTTTACACCACAGCGTGTTGAAAAAGAAACAGGGATTTTGGCAAGTACCGTGGTAGAAGTTGCGGAAATGTATGCCAAAGCCGGTGCCGCTGCGTTTTGTTATACCATGGGTATGACACAATTCACAGATGGTACATCTAACATTTACTCCGCTGCAAATCTTGCAGTTCTTACAGGAAATCTTGGTAAAAAAGGTGCGGGTGTCAATCCACTAAGAGGACAAAACAACGTACAAGGTTCTTGTGATATGGCGGCCTTGCCAAATATCGTTCCAAATGGTCCTGTGACAGATGCGAATGTTCGTGCACACATCAAAGAGATCTGGGGTTATGAAATCAGTGATAAAGTTGGTTATCAATTGACGGAAATCCCACATAGAATCGAAGAGGGTGATGTCAAGCTTCTCTATGTTTTTGGAGAAAATCCTGTGATGAGTGATCCATGGACTGAACACTTTGTCCATGCGATTGATTATCTTGATACCTTTATCGTACAAGACATTTTCCTCACAGAAACAGCGCAAAGAGCAGATGTCGTATTACCGGCTGCGAGTTGGGGTGAGCGAGATGGTACGTTTATTAATACCGCAAGAAGAGTTCAGCTTGTCAGAAAAGCAGTCGCACCAGCCGCTGGTTTGGAAGCAGATTGGAAAGTGATTGCAAATATCGCCAATAGAATCGGGCTTAAGGGATTTGATTATTTGAGAGTAGAAGAGATTTGGAATGAAGTTAGAAAAGTCCATCCTCCATTTTATGGCGGAATATCTTATGCCAGACTTGAAAAAGAAAATGGTGTGACGTGGCCTTGTCCGACTGAAGACCATCCCGGTACTCCTGATTTATACAGCGACAACAAATCGATGTTGCCGGATGGAAAATTCAGATTAGCACCGGTTATTTATACAGAAGACAAAACACAAAGAGCACGACTTGAAAAAGAGTTACGAGAAACCTTGAATATTCCTGATGATTATCCTGTGGGTTCCGGAGCTGTGAGTGAGCGTGTGAATGAAGAATATCCGTGTATGTTTACAACCGGAAGAAAAGTTTATCATTATCATACCGGCACGATGACACGAGAATGTCGCGCATTGGAGATGGGTGCAGGGATTATGGGACCAGTGATTGAAGTGAGTGAAGATATCGCTCATGATAAAAACCTCGAAGACAACTGTTATGCTTTGGTTGAGAATAAAAGAGGCAAGATCGCAGCAAAAGTATTGGTCAATCCAGACCTTCGACATGGGACTATTTTTACAACATTTCATTATGCCGAAGCCGATGGAAATGAATTGGCTAACCCAGATGATAGAGATCCATTATCGGGTATGAGTCCTCTAAAAATGACGATTGCTGGCATCCGACGATTAAGTGAAGAAGAATTTATCTCTTTCAGAATTAAAGCGGATGAATTGATGCATCCATCACAACAAAATTATGCGAAAAGGAGATAA
- a CDS encoding Crp/Fnr family transcriptional regulator has protein sequence MISSRIRIDSVNLSAVLSEAEFKSIPVKKFRKDNIIYDDGTLTLYVFKSGRAKAIIYEGDEAFILYYLTTNNIIIPEDSCAIEFTEDSEVFVIDANKFSHFFENSAFATAVINSLKQRAVMERRIIKNLAFKSCKNRLAAFLLEITLSQNGAIENEMTITMDLSIKELSAFIGSKRQTVSTLFNTLIRDKILIRGEDNQYIVNKVEKLYKWKVS, from the coding sequence ATGATATCAAGTAGAATTCGAATAGACTCTGTCAATCTTTCCGCTGTTCTTTCAGAAGCTGAGTTTAAATCGATTCCTGTTAAAAAATTTAGAAAAGATAATATTATTTATGATGATGGAACGCTTACATTATATGTATTTAAAAGCGGTAGAGCAAAAGCGATTATTTATGAAGGCGATGAAGCATTTATTTTATACTATCTTACCACCAACAATATTATTATTCCAGAAGACTCTTGCGCTATTGAATTTACAGAAGATAGTGAGGTTTTTGTCATTGATGCTAATAAATTTTCTCATTTTTTTGAAAATAGCGCATTTGCCACTGCTGTCATCAACTCCTTAAAACAACGTGCTGTCATGGAGCGTAGAATTATCAAAAATCTCGCTTTCAAAAGTTGCAAAAATAGATTGGCCGCTTTTTTACTCGAGATTACGCTCTCACAAAACGGTGCCATAGAAAATGAGATGACCATTACGATGGACCTCTCTATCAAGGAATTATCTGCATTTATTGGCTCAAAACGCCAAACTGTTTCGACACTCTTTAATACCCTGATTCGAGATAAAATCCTCATTCGAGGTGAGGACAATCAATACATCGTCAACAAAGTTGAAAAACTCTACAAATGGAAAGTCAGCTAA
- a CDS encoding CPXCG motif-containing cysteine-rich protein, producing MMEEKIITCPYCWESIHVYLEPDIGEEKICIIEDCSVCCRPIELIYGIKNGNIKLYDYHEIEGNRF from the coding sequence ATGATGGAAGAGAAAATCATCACCTGCCCATATTGCTGGGAATCAATTCACGTCTATCTTGAACCGGATATTGGAGAAGAGAAGATTTGTATTATTGAAGATTGTTCTGTCTGTTGTCGACCGATTGAGCTCATATATGGTATAAAAAATGGCAATATAAAGCTTTATGATTATCATGAGATAGAAGGCAATCGCTTTTAG